A window of Flavobacterium flavigenum contains these coding sequences:
- the cas1 gene encoding type II CRISPR-associated endonuclease Cas1 encodes MLKRTILIENKFSITAKNNQLVLKSEMRESTIPIEDIGFLVLDHNEIYLSIPAMNLLVENNTSIVICGKNHLPNGMVLNLNSHHIQQEIFKNQIEASIPLKKQLWQQTIIEKIKNQGLLLEKITKSKNSFPFLASKVLSGDSSNMEGVAAQQYWKYFPQPHLDFDGIKRERYGDYPNNFLNYGYAILRAATARALSGSGLLNTLGIHHKSKYNAFALADDIMEPFRPIVDEKVFEIMQCFEEQELNTIIKAELLQILTRTVYFKEEKSPLMIALQKTASSLQQCFTGNRKKIKYPALWNLTDIE; translated from the coding sequence ATGCTAAAAAGAACTATTCTAATTGAAAACAAATTTTCTATTACGGCAAAAAACAATCAGCTGGTACTGAAATCAGAAATGCGGGAGAGTACAATTCCTATTGAAGATATCGGATTTCTTGTTCTCGATCATAATGAAATATACCTGAGTATTCCTGCTATGAATTTACTTGTTGAAAACAATACATCTATTGTAATCTGCGGAAAAAATCATCTTCCTAATGGCATGGTTTTAAACCTCAACAGTCATCATATTCAGCAGGAAATATTCAAAAATCAAATTGAAGCTTCCATACCATTAAAAAAACAATTATGGCAGCAAACCATAATTGAAAAAATTAAAAACCAGGGGCTTTTACTTGAAAAAATAACAAAATCCAAAAACAGTTTCCCTTTTCTGGCCAGTAAAGTATTGAGTGGTGATTCTTCAAACATGGAAGGAGTTGCTGCACAACAATATTGGAAATACTTCCCCCAGCCGCATTTAGATTTTGACGGAATCAAAAGGGAACGCTATGGGGACTATCCTAACAATTTTCTGAATTACGGTTACGCCATTTTAAGAGCAGCTACTGCCCGTGCGCTTTCCGGAAGCGGATTACTCAATACATTAGGAATTCACCATAAAAGTAAATACAATGCTTTTGCACTTGCGGATGATATTATGGAGCCATTCCGCCCTATTGTCGATGAAAAAGTATTTGAAATTATGCAGTGTTTTGAGGAACAGGAATTAAACACCATTATTAAGGCTGAATTATTACAAATATTAACCCGGACAGTTTATTTTAAAGAGGAGAAAAGTCCTTTAATGATCGCTTTGCAAAAAACGGCAAGTTCGCTTC